From Arcobacter arenosus:
TTCAAAAACTCCAGATGTTCTTGTTTTTATCTCCTTTGGGAGTATTTCACCACCATGGGGAGCAGATAGTATTATAGGAAGAGTTCCTTCATAAAACTCTATATACTCATGAGTATTAGAATTGATCATATATAGCTTTTGCTTCTTTATTTCTTTGTTGTTTTAGTTGCATATCAATATATTTTCCATCAATATCTTTTTTAGTTTTTAATGCTAATGTTTGTTTTTTCTTTCCTATTGGATTAATTTCATATATTTCAAAACCTGCTTTATATAAAGATAATCTAACTGGCGTTGCAATAGAGTAGGTAGTTAACACGCAATCATCAGAACAAATTTTATAGATATCTTTAAAATACTCTACACTCCATAGTTCACGGTTAACTTCAGAACTAAAGGCATCTTGATAAACAATATCTATTGAATCAAGAGTTTTAATATATTTTCTAGCATCACCAATAAAAAGTTCTATTTTTATATCTTTATCTTCATATTTGAAATTTTTTGATAATTCTTTTATTATATTTTTAATATTTTCAAATTCAACTGGATAATCAAAATTTTCAAGGGATTTAATTAATTCTAAATCAAGTTCCGGTGAGTAAATATCAAGTTTTACATTTAAAGAGTGTTTTTTTATATAATATATTGTACTTAGAGTGTTATAACCTATACCAAAACATATATCCAGTATTCTAAGATTTTTTTTATTTTTATGAAATTCAAATGCTGGAATAACATGTTTTGTTAGAGACTCTTCGATGGCACCTGTTTTCAAATCATGAAAGTGTTGGTCATACTTTTTAGAATAAAGAGTATTTGAACCATCGAAAGTTTTAATAAAATTGTGCATTTTTTATGGTATTAGCAACCTAAAGATTTTAATTTTTCTTCTGGTAAATAAAGTTCTTTATTTGACATTACACCAATTTTACTATCAATAATATCTTGTGCTATTTGTTTAGCTTCTTCAAGTGAATGCATTTTATAAGTACCACATTGATATTCATTTAATTCTGGAATATCTTTTTGAGATTCAACTTTTAAAACATCTTCCATTGAAAGTTTCCAAGCCTTTGCAACCTCTTCTTCAGAAGGATTACCTAATAAACTCATATAAAAACCTGTTCTACATCCCATTGGAGATACATCAATAATTTCAACTGAATCTGAATTTAAATGTTCTCTAATAAAACCTGCAAAAAGGTGCTCTAAAGTATGAATACCTTTTTCCCCTAACATTTTTTCATTTGGAACACAGAATCTTAAATCAAATACAGTAATAATATCACCTGAAGGAGACTTCATAGTTTTTGCAACTCTTACTGCAGGAGCTGGCATAATAGTATGGTCTACTCTAAAACTGTCTAATAATGGCATGATTTATCCTTAATTTTTTTGTGATTTTATCGAAATTTTTTTTCTAAGTGCTTAAATTCCATAAGTAACTAGAAGTTTAGAATCTCCAATTTTAATATCTTTTATAAAACTTCCTAAAATAGAATCTTCTGGTACTTTGTAAAGGGGGTATTCTTTAAAAATTTTATTTATTAATGGTTCCATTGTAATTATAAGTGTTTTTGAAAATTGTTCACTCATTTTTAGTTTTCCAAAATGAAAATTTTCAATTTTTACATTTTTTAAATAAATAGAGGCAATATCTTTTCTAAATTCTGGTTCGCCATTTATTATAAATGAACCCTTTATTGGATTTGTAAATAGAGTTTTTAATCCTAATACTATATTAACTTTAACACTATTTTTTGTTTTATGCATTTTGATTGTAGGTTTGTGAAGTATAAGAGAACCAAATACTAAGTCTTTTTCAAAAGGAAATGATTCTTCAAAAGATTGTGAAAGTTCATATTCTGAAACTCTTAATACTAATCCATCTTTTGACAAATTACCAACACATCCCGAAAGTAG
This genomic window contains:
- the luxS gene encoding S-ribosylhomocysteine lyase — protein: MPLLDSFRVDHTIMPAPAVRVAKTMKSPSGDIITVFDLRFCVPNEKMLGEKGIHTLEHLFAGFIREHLNSDSVEIIDVSPMGCRTGFYMSLLGNPSEEEVAKAWKLSMEDVLKVESQKDIPELNEYQCGTYKMHSLEEAKQIAQDIIDSKIGVMSNKELYLPEEKLKSLGC
- a CDS encoding tRNA (5-methylaminomethyl-2-thiouridine)(34)-methyltransferase MnmD is translated as MHNFIKTFDGSNTLYSKKYDQHFHDLKTGAIEESLTKHVIPAFEFHKNKKNLRILDICFGIGYNTLSTIYYIKKHSLNVKLDIYSPELDLELIKSLENFDYPVEFENIKNIIKELSKNFKYEDKDIKIELFIGDARKYIKTLDSIDIVYQDAFSSEVNRELWSVEYFKDIYKICSDDCVLTTYSIATPVRLSLYKAGFEIYEINPIGKKKQTLALKTKKDIDGKYIDMQLKQQRNKEAKAIYDQF
- a CDS encoding DUF1439 domain-containing protein yields the protein MNIKYTVTLVLNTFLLVFLLSGCVGNLSKDGLVLRVSEYELSQSFEESFPFEKDLVFGSLILHKPTIKMHKTKNSVKVNIVLGLKTLFTNPIKGSFIINGEPEFRKDIASIYLKNVKIENFHFGKLKMSEQFSKTLIITMEPLINKIFKEYPLYKVPEDSILGSFIKDIKIGDSKLLVTYGI